The nucleotide window ataccattgctaatcaaacactgccattataacgtggacctcactatataatattttccacaGACTTTATGATGTAAAtctgattttattctatttctattctgtTACAGAAGAGAATTTGATTCATCCAATCAACAGAAGCAATTTCAGAGGCATTATaacaataatcatcatcattataacCAAGATCCCCTGTACCACCATCACTATAATAATCAACAGGCATATCGGCGGAATGGATATAACACATATCAAAATGTAAGACGGAAAATTTGTCTTTATTTATTGAACTAGCAAAGCGAGTTCTCACTAATGTCCACCTTCAtgtaagcatagagaaaagatagaatgAGAAGATATATGCCATGCAACAGATGGAAAATACtattccagtcaaatggtcgttttacAGGAAACAGCCatgaaagaatttttctcggcggttctatatgtattttggggcgctgaattcgaatccgaaatttgctgacacgccagagggcggcttcacccccaaaaacCCCCAAAATCTAGgacttttaaattgaaaaattctaaattgataaattatttatttattttttgagaaaacataacaacaggtcaatgtaacttactgagcgcgaggtctactgtttataGAACCACTagtacagtatcaccacaatatgatacagtatcatcacatatgatacaatatcaacacaATAAGATACAGTATTATCAATATGGTGCTCCAAACTTTCTCCTTAATCTGAGTACAATCACAGATAAGATAGAGATAGTGGATTCCTTCTAGTAGGAGAAAATATAGTAGATGGAAGAATGAAGATAATAGATTCCTTCCACTTTGTGGTACagtatattgataataataataataataataatcattttatttgtaaacgAGCACAAGCACATACAAATGGAGTTGCTGATAAGAGCCCATGAATAACAATAAGAATATTAAACTGTAAAAGCTTACGGTAACATAATGACAAGAagcaataaatttacataaaaaaggTAAGAAGTTCAAATCTATATAAACAAGTCCTCAAGCACCATTGAAAGTTCGTTTGTTCCAGAAACAGTGACTATTGACTAGAAAACTTAAACCTATCATTTACacacaatgataatataaattgtaacttttttaatttgacggattagattatattggtaaaataataattcgGCTATCAATGACTATCACTTTCCAAAAACAACTCAAGCAATAACTTTAAACAATGATATATACTTTGTCAAAAGTAATTTGATATAGGCGAACGCGGCCAGCAACCCCGGCCCGGAAACACCGGAGGATCCTTATCCTACTATATATACATTCAAGCAGATGATAAATTACTATATATAGCCTTATATCTTTCTTCGATAGCCTCAATACAGAACATGTAgacgttttttattttttcgctATTTAGGTTTGATAATAAAACTAACACTTGATCTGAAGGactaacaatatttttaatgtgTTTCATAAGATACTTGATTCTCAAATTATGATATCttctacaattaatgaaaaaatgctCCAATTAGTctttctacaatattattaaagaacAAATGCACACCAGTTATCGTTGGTATGCGCAACTGCGTAACACATCTCACTCTAATTATTGGCATTGGGACAGTCAATTGCTCTGCTATTATGAAATTTGGATTCAGTTTTGAATATCGTTGACAAGTAAGAGAACTCAGTGCGTTCTGTCTATCCACCTCTCTCAACAGCCATgagtatttattcaatatagcaGCATAAGAGTTGCTTAAATCCACCTCATCAAACCCATCGAACTCATCTGAAAACCCTGGtctttccactccaatatcccTCAGCTGTCTCCTAATACAGTGCACCCAATTATCCCTCCTGTCATATTTAGATTGGCAAAGAACCCTGTAACATACATAAGGTATTCTTGATTCACTCATATTTAGTATTTTCAACAGCCAGTTCAACTGCCTCTCATAAAAAGATACAGTTTCAAACTGGAGCGGTTTGTCTCTATCCTGACTGCCCACCCCGGCGCGGCGCGATTTAATAAAAGAGTACGcttgagaaaaataattgaacacgCTCGACAGCCTCCTCTCTACCTAGGGACCAGACTTCAGCTCCATACAATGCAGATGGTAGAATTACCGAATCGAATAGTTTAATTTTTCCCAACCAATCATCCGATTTCACCTTTGCTAGAACCGCCATCATTGCACCTGTCTCAGTTTTAGCTTTATTCATGGAATTTCTACACATTGCTGAAAATTTGCCTTATGACTGGAAAGTGActcctaaataattatattctttacATATCTCTATACAATATCCATTGACAAAAAAGGGCCTGAGTGCTCTCAATCTGCCCCTGTGAAATGGTAATACTTTGGTCTTTTCCGAATTCACCCTCAAACCCAATTCCTCACTGTACTCGACTAgacattttaatttattccGTATATCCGGTGGGACGAtgacaaactgggctgacgacaaagtgggctgaagacaaactgggctgacgacaaagtgggctaccgacaaagttgcacgccgtcaaactgggctgcattccttagagtgccagtttggcggtgcatgcaacgacaaactgggtTGGAAAACCAGCACAGTTTGTCGTCATTTAACTTTGTcgccagcccagtttgacgcgGTCCCTATCCGGTACACTATCCGCCAGGATCACCACATCATCAGCGTACTGAAGCATAATGATATCGTTATCACTGCCAATTCTAAGTCTAGAGAGCCCCTTCTTTCTGAAATAATCCACCATGTCAGCTATGTACAGGAAAAAAAGAAGCGGACTGGCCGGGTCCCCCTGCAATACGCCCCTTGAGACCCTAACTGGCTCTGAACGGGCACCGGAACGACCTATGTCAACTGCCACCGTAGCTTTGGAATATATGTCTTTAAGAACACAAAGAAATTTACCGCTCACTCCAAAATTACTTAATCTGGGCCACATCTTACAATGAGGAATGGAGTCGAACGCAGCTTCATAATCTACAAAAATTCCATACATGGGTTGATGCTTCAATTCGAGatagtaataaataatagaataaagtgaaatagttatttgtgcaactagtgcgcaaagtgacagtttgctgcaccgaaagaaacgtttacgcccgagctgtaggcgagggcggaatggtttcttgagtgcagcagaggaactttgcgcacgtatttcacattaagtttttcctacagttaccattgaatatgaaaagtgggtaattatgggtaaaattgcctgaaatgcatcaaatgtttttctgtgtaattttattattgataaaaaccttaatttattgtcaaattgaataagaatgttgTCCTtagttataatatatacttaataatttgctcgttgtgcttcgttgcacctctgctcactatagcagcccagtcactcttaccaacttcattttgattttgctgcactgttgctccatataacctactaagtattttgcgttgccatgttgcaaatctggagtgcagaaaaatttttcccgcactagagcagaaaagtgattctttgcgttctgtaatcagtgcagcaatggccacttttcaacgtaactgtaggaaaaaatgttATCCATGCAACCACGACCTCTACAAAAGCCAGATTGACTCTCGCCAAGTACATGCAAATACTCTGCCCAGGTTGATAAACGCACAGTTAacaaatttgtaaaaattttaaaCAGACAGTTTGAAATAGCTGTTGCCCTGTAATTCTTTGGGTTCAGTTGATCGCCTTTTTTAAACAATAGGAACAAAATCATCTCCACCCAGCTTGTTGGAATTCTACGTTGAATACCTTATCCAGTATGCAATTAAATAATTCTACCATGTAATCTTTCCAGGAAAATGGAAGAGACTTATAGAATTCGTAAGACAAGCCATCGATGCCAGGAGTTTTTttgtttctagttttttttagTATGGCTTCTAATtcctgaaaataaactttcctaTCCAGAAGGGGATTACTCATGGCTCCCAGAGCTACTTCATTTCTATTTTCCATCAAATTTGATGTGAATTTATTCTTCAGAAACTCTACCCAATCCTCCAAACCTATCATATTTAATTGcgtatttttctttctaaaatAGCGAACTGCACTCCAAAATTCATTACCATTTTTAATATTCCTGAATCTGTTTTccaaatttttgtaataatctaCCTTTTTCTGTCTAATCATACTCTTATATTCATTCTTAGCTgctatatatacatttttttaatgaaactcTATCGAAATTTTTGGCCTTTGCAGTTCTGTAAGCAGTACGTAGATTTCTTTTCAGATTATTACAGTATAGGTCAAACCAaggtttatttttgaaattcttaGCATTTGATTTAGAAACAATCATACGCGAAAATTCGGCCTCTTCTTTGATGGCTTGCATTAAATTACCAGCCAATCTGCTAGGACTGTCACTAGGGAAATGTACTctctcagagagagagagagagagagggaagcCGAGTACTCTACCAGATTCCTCTCTCCATCGATACCCTCTCGCCCACTGACAGTTATCAGTTGATAAGAACGACTTGGCTATTCTTCGATTAGTTTTTAAAAACAACGGCAAATGATCGGAAGACAAGACAGAATCAGACACTGTCATATCCTCCACCCATTCGAGCCCCTTAATATTAACCCAAATCTGATCGATAGCACTACTGCCATTCGAGTTGTGAAAAGTGAATTTTGCTGGCCTATCACTATCACTCCTACCCTTTACTATAATAAACAGACTAGCCaccaggctcgctttgctcgccacaTCCGCcaagccagggggctccgccccctgaacccccgactggatcgtccaagaatgagatcagcaggctcgcttcgctcgcctgcatttttcattcgggcatttttatcatatgttaggacgattcAGACTATGattcggggatccagactaaacgtttggctaaacggatatggcgaacgaagTGAGCATGACggttagtaatataatattcccagatatagctctgattgaagtagcagtgcctaatcaatttttccgcgataaatgcatttcaatcttcaacttggtgccaacctaacaaagtcaactcaacttaatgccaacctgacaaaattattaattttgttaccagttaacaacactgtttcgaagaggtactctctctagagtatagttctatattaacatatggtacggacatttttcaattataattaagagaataagaagaatatacatgctaaaagacgaactttgaacccttaaaaaccacccttagagttagaatattgccaaaagatttcttagtgcgtctctaaagggccaactgaactcacctaccaaatttgaacgtttttggtccggtagatttttagttctgcgagtgagtgagtgagtgagtcagtcagtcagtgagtgagtgccatttcgcttttatatatatagattctctTCCATAATATCGACAAGTCTACCTGCATAGCGTGATAAGCATTCATCTAATACAACTCTTCGCGCCCATAGATTCTCTTCCATAATATCGACAAGTCTACCTGCATAGCGTGATAAGCATTCATCTAATACAACTCTTCGCGCCCACAGTGAGGAATTATCAAATACTTCGCTATCTACATGTTGATTGTGAGAACCTAAGTTATATACGTAAATAATTAAAGTCTCCTCGTATTATAACCGGTGGAGTGGAGAATAATTGTTCGTTTTCATAGAAACAATCCTGCAAACctttcaatgatttttcaatCTCATTTGGCCTTATGTAAATTAGACCAGCTATACAGCTAAGCATATCATTAGATAACTCAACAAGCAGTAGAGAATCAGTAGCAGTaatcaattttgttttaaaGCTATTCTTTATCAACATTACAAGACCTCCACTTGGCCTACCTCTAATATCGCATTTTAAAGCCGGAActgatagaatattataatcatcaAAACCTCTTATGTATTGTAATGAGTTTAAAAGCCATGTTTCACTAATGCATATCACAGAGTAATTATTAAACAGATTAATTTGAGATTTGTGCATATTATAGAAATTTCCAAATCCATGACTGTTCCAATAGATAACATTAAAAAGTTTATACAATCACTTGAATTAGAGTTTATAAAGTTCTGAGATTTTTGACGTGACTGCTAGGATTGCCGCAACTCACCACCCTGGGATTGATTCTTCTCATTGGAAACTGCTTGCCTGGGTGGTCTGCCACTCTTCAGCCAACCAGCCAACGGGCCCGATACGTTGCTTGCCGCTTGCTTCGAAGTTTTTTTCAGCTGACCGTCATCATTGGGTGAAGCATTGCTTTGCTGTTTTCCTCAGCTGAACTTCATCATCGGGTGAGCAGCTTTCCGCGGTTGGCGCGGTGCATGCCACCACACTGGAGCCGTTATCGCCATTACCATGCTGGAAACGGCCATCATCGGTGCAAACTTCGTGTTGAGACTGGCCCTCATCGCCTTGAGAAAACAACGAACTCGACTCAGCGATAACCTCCTGCGATTGGCTTTCCTGAGAAAATCCCCGTGGTCCAGAGCTGCCCGGGAGCcgacttgaatttttcaatgttatcaGCTTCTTGGATTTTGGAACGTGAACTATTGCGAAATCTTTGGCGACGCGATGCTGGATATTTCCTATTGGAAAATGCAGGTCTCTCTAAACCGTTTTCTCGATCAATCTCTTCAACTTCTTCGAGTGTATAATATCTTCCGTCAATCACTAATTTATCAAATCTGATAGTGGAAGAGTGACCGTCTCTCCGTCTCTTCTCATCCGCTcctcatacattttcaacttcTCTCTTATCTCCCTCACTCTCTGTGAATAGTCCTCCGATATATTGATTTTTGTTCGAAATAAATTCTTCCTTGCCTGAAGGATTAAGTCTCATAATctgttaattttaatacttcgCACTACGGTAGAACAGGATAGCTTTAGTAAAAAACGACATAGTTCATTCTTTGGAGAGGTAAAGGAGGTGATTTGTTGAACCCTTTCTTCACTTTCAGTGCCCTAGCTTCATTTCCCCTGCCTTCATCATTCTTCATTCGTTTCTCTTCAAGGAGTAGGTCTAATTGTGATCTGACAAATTTTGAGGTTAAGTCGCCATCATTGATTCTGTATACACTTCTAATAAATTCAGCATATGTATCCCGTGGAAGACCCATCAAATAAAATGCTGCTATAGCTCTGTCTGGTAAAGAAAGTCCACATTTCTTGATTATCTTATTGTAGTTCTGAATTTTACTCATGTACTGCATCATAGACATCTCAtcagttttctcaatattcacCATTTCTTTTAGAGAAATAACTTCCTGGAAAATGTCATATATGTTGTGCATACTACTTCGAGAGTTTCCCACATATACTTCGCAGATTCGAGATGGACGATATCGTCCAGGAACGAGTCTTCAACATGCTCTATGATAATAGCTCTTgcttgttgatttattcttgttcTTCGTTTTATTTCACTCTGGGGAAAAGCTGTTTCATCTTCAATCTCACGTTCTACGTCGTTCTTATTAATATGTACATATGGGCCAAAACCTTCTATTGCATCCCAAACACCTTTTCTCAATAGGTGAGCTTCTAGCCTAACTGCCcatatttcataattttcggTATTGAGGTACGGTATACTTACGCGAGTCTTCTCTTCTGCCATTGTAATTCTGGATTGCACACTTCTTCTTGCTTTCACACAACttacaaatgttcataaaacAAAACTTCTTTAAGCATAAAATTATTTCACGTAACCGTTTACTCGTATCCGTTCTTCAGTTTTTAGGTCAACTCACTGACCACTGATCCAGTCATTTTCAGTCTTGAAAACTCCCCTACACTTTACCAATTCAAACTCTTATGA belongs to Nilaparvata lugens isolate BPH chromosome 9, ASM1435652v1, whole genome shotgun sequence and includes:
- the LOC120353105 gene encoding uncharacterized protein LOC120353105, which produces MWPRLSNFGVSGKFLCVLKDIYSKATVAVDIGRSGARSEPVRVSRGVLQGDPASPLLFFLYIADMVDYFRKKGLSRLRIGSDNDIIMLQYADDVVILADSVPDRDRVKLGWRQS